The Arachis duranensis cultivar V14167 chromosome 9, aradu.V14167.gnm2.J7QH, whole genome shotgun sequence genomic sequence gatgataaaaatttgttaaaactAGACTAAAAATGTCTTAACACTGATTTGTATATTATTAGGTAAAAACTTAGATGAagttaacttcacgtgaagttgatatttgagaactgttaaataaaaatttaatcaaatcagacaaattatttaacatttCTCAAGTATTATTAACGTGAAATTGACCACACTTGAATTTTCacggtattattattattttttcacccCCTGAAATTTACGGTTAGTACTCCTTTCGAAACTTCCAACTCGGCACGTAATTACGTAACTATTACTATCAtccatttaaaaagaaaaaacaaaaaaaggtttattaactaaataaaaaataaaaataatataaaataattatattatttcccgtgtattgttaaaatttttttggcaaATTAGATCTGTGTCCCGCACTCATTCGCCCTCACACAAATCTCTTCTGCTTCAGATCAGaagaaaaattttcgaaaatctcataaCACAACTGGTATGATTGTCTTATTTCGgatccatttttttttcttcttcttctgattcTCTGATTCCATAGTCATGTCACTGTCTTAGCTTCTGTTAACTTCGATCCCACACTTTTTTATAATCGATTTTCGCGTTGATCGATCTAATTTTCCCCCATTTGCTACGAGGTTTGAGTAATGAAATTGTATAACTTGCTCTCGTTTTGATCATTTACCAAGCGGATTAAGACCCGTGGTGCGTTCGATTTTCAAGATTAAATCTGTTAGCTGTTCTTATGTGAACggggaattttttttatttgttattttaatttgattaatttactgGCGTTTGGCTTggatttttgtattattttgggCACACAATTGAATTgtaatcttgatggttcaagttAGATTTAAGTAAACTGTTGAAGCTTATTAAGATGGTTTTAGTGTTTATGTTTGTTAATGTCACTATCATTTTAAATTCATCTTTTGTGCGTTTGCTGTATCGGAATCATAAAGTGGAAACAGTGCATACTATGAAGTGAATTTAGTTTTCTGTATTTGGTTTGACACTTTGGCATGTATTGACTTTTGTATGATATGCCTTTTGTCTACTTGTTTGAAGTTCCAAAATGGGAGTGGATCAGAACTTTCAGGATGAGGAGGGCACCTTGGAGATAGGAATGGGTATGTATCTTGTCTAATTTACccatcttgttaattttcttttgtgaTAGGATTTCCTGTGTGTGTCTACACACTGGTATTCATATAATGCTTGCCATCTTTAGGAAAAGAGACATTTTGCAAGCTATCCGAATGGATTGATTTATCGATCAGTATTGGTAACTTGGAGTTTCCCTCTAAATTTATGTTTGTTGACTAACTTTGCAGAATACAGAACTGTATCTGGAGTCGCTGGACCGTTGGTTATCCTTGATAAAGTTAAGGTAATATGACTGTGTGGTGTCCATTATGCGTATTGAACATTGTTTTCtacttttctcttttatgtttGCCACTGAGGATGTCCTGATTTTAGCTTGGCATGACTAGTAAGTTTTTTATTGATAAACTGCATTAGGGACCCAAATTTCAAGAGATTGTTAATATTCGCTTGGGAGATGGGAGTACTCGTCGTGGACAAGTTCTGGAGGTTGATGGCGAAAAGGCTGTGGTTCAGGTGAGTGCTTTTTACCCCCCTAATCATCTACTGAACTTGTCTCTTGTCTTTGACTTGATGCCTTTAAGTGTACTTCTTCATTCTTTTATACATAACCTAAATATTTTAGGATTCCCTTGCCTGCTTTATCTTGCTGGGTAGTTTTCTTCTTAAGAAATGCCTCTTTCAACGAAAAATGCTTATTGTATGCCAGCAAGTTAACGTTAATTAACCTCTTTTTCTTAAACTGTTTACCAGGTTTTTGAAGGTACATCTGGGATTGACAATAAATTTACAACAGTGCAATTTACTGGAGAGGTATAAACTATATTTGCTATTAATATTCACAAGGTTTGCCTGCTGACTACTTTTGCAATGATTTGTTCTGGATGGTTAATTTTTCATGTTATTAATCTTATATGTTCCATGATCACTTTTTCTTGCCCTTTTATAAGTCTCAAACATTATTATTCGTGAGTATTTGATATTGAATTGGAACTATAAAAGTTTTGCTTCTAATTTTTGTTCACTAAATTTCTCGTGTGTAACTTTTATTGCATTGTAGTCAGTTCTTCCCATTTGTTTTTCCAGGTGTTGAAAACTCCAGTCTCACTAGACATGCTTGGGCGCATATTTAATGGTTCTGGAAAACCAATTGATAATGGCCCACCAATATTACCCGAAGCTTACTTGGACATATCAGGTATTTTCTTCCGGGCTGTTCTGCAATTGATCGTTGATATCTGATCTTTTTCCCTAATATTTTCTGATTAATGCAGGAAGTTCTATCAATCCTAGTGAGAGAACTTATCCTGAAGAAATGATACAGACAGGAATATCTACAATTGATGTCATGAATTCTATTGCTAGAGGTCAAAAGATCCCCCTGTTCTCAGCTGCTGGTCTCCCCCATAATGAAATTGCTGCACAGATTTGCCGTCAGGCTGGCTTAGTCAAGCGATTGGAGAAAACGGAAAATCTTCTTGAGGTATATCTGAATTACATAAGTGCATTGCATCtagtatattaattttgttcaattataaattttgaaaaattatgacgCTTTGTGTTCCAGCTGGGCATACCTAATTTTATTTCTCCCTTAACCAATGAACTTGTTAATGTCATTCCTTATTGAAGGTGGTATTTTTTCTCACAAATTTTGTCTTGTGCAGCATGGAGGAGAAGACGACAATTTTGCTATCGTGTTTGCTGCTATGGGAGTTAACATGGAGACTGCACAATTTTTTAAACGTGATTTTGAGGAAAATGGCTCAATGGAGAGAGTGACCCTTTTCCTTAATTTGGTAATCTTAACAATTAGTATACTATTTTGCTATATAACTCTCCTTAAATGAGGCATCTGTGATAATTTTTGTACTTCTCTAGGAGGAGCTTATTCTTAAAATGTTTGTTCTATTGCTACTGTCTTTTGCTGCAGGCAAATGATCCTACAATTGAGCGTATTATCACTCCTCGTATTGCTCTCACGACTGCTGAATATTTGGCCTATGAGTGTGGCAAGCATGTTCTTGTGATACTCACAGATATGAGTTCTTATGCTGATGCTCTTCGTGAGGTAATTTATTAGGAAGTAGAAGGAAGCAAATGAGATACcgttttccttttttctttcggGTAATTCTGTATGTATATAACAATCCTTAGAGGCTTTGGTACAACCATTTGCTCATCTCTTTCTTTTACTCGAGGACTATGAGAAGTAATTGTAAAATGCCGAAGTATCTCTCAATCAACTCGCAAGACACAAGCTATTGATCACTTGTTGATTATATAGGTATCTGCTGCCAGAGAAGAAGTACCAGGAAGACGTGGTTATCCGGGTTACATGTATACCGATCTTGCAACAATTTATGAACGTGCTGGAAGAATTGAGGGTCGGAAAGGCTCTATTACACAAATTCCAATTCTAACCATGCCAAATGATGGTAATGAAAAATCAGAATTTATTGGTCAACTTGCATAATGAATCCTCAATACTAACTGATGGTATTTCTTGAATTCTTCCATACAGATATTACGCATCCAACTCCTGATCTTACAGGATATATCACTGAGGGACAGATTTACATTGACAGGCAGTTGCATAACAGACAGGTAGGTTGTGTATAAGCTTTTGGATGTAATGAATATTGTAGCCGAAGTTTAATTAATTGTGAAGTTATAATTCTGTGTGAGAAACTTATTAGTTTCTATCAactaaattctattttctatccTTTTCATTTGTCTTACAGTCTTAACTCAAATTATTTGGTTTATTTTGATATTGACACATCAAGGTGGAATTCTGTAAAATAGACTTCACTTGTTAGGTTTATAggaatttttgttataaattgtCCTTTCATTACTGCATAGAAGCAAAACACCCTTATCCTTATTTCAATTTCCAATGATCTacatttattgttgatttggttTGTGAATTCAATGTTGAAACCGAGACTAGACATTCTAATTCCTTTTAAAACTGAGCAGATATACCCACCAATCAATGTGCTTCCATCACTATCTCGGTTGATGAAGGTAATTTTGATGTTTTATCTTATTTGTTATCAAGGTGCTACCTTGGGATAGATTTTATGTTCCTTAAATAGAAAGCCAGTTTAATAGTTTGCACCTAATGATTGAACATTGGTAACCTCGCAGAGTGCCATTGGTGAGGGAATGACTAGAAAGGATCATTCTGATGTGTCCAACCAGgtctgtttattattttttgtccaACTCTAATTACGCTTTTTTATAGCCATGTAGACATGTAGTTGTTTTAATGTTTATAGTTTACCTAATTGCCATTTTTTGGTTCTTTTCAGCTATATGCAAATTATGCCATTGGAAAGGATGTCCAGGCAATGAAAGCCGTGGTTGGAGAAGAAGCACTTTCGTCCGAGGATCTGGTATCTACTATTTTCCCTCTCTAACTTCATTTTGATTAAGTGAAATTTTCATTGAAGTGGTACCAATGATATTCCTTTCAATGCCTCTTTTTATTAACAGCTGTATCTGGAATTCTTGGACAAATTTGAGAGGAAGTTTGTCACCCAGGGAGCCTATGACACTCGCAATATCTTCCAGTCTCTAGATCTCGCATGGACTTTGCTGCGGATCTTCCCCCGAGAGCTTCTTCATCGTATTCCAGCCAAGACCCTCGATGCTTATTACAGCCGTGATGCCGGCAACTGATGAGATATATAAAATTCGTAGACCTTGTTCTCCTGCAGAATCAGCTCCTTATGCTATCATCGgcaattaatttgtttatttgcTTTCTCGCCCAGAAGTCCATATTTCTCTCTAGCCTGCTTAAAATAATAAGAGGATGAG encodes the following:
- the LOC107467366 gene encoding V-type proton ATPase subunit B3, whose protein sequence is MGVDQNFQDEEGTLEIGMEYRTVSGVAGPLVILDKVKGPKFQEIVNIRLGDGSTRRGQVLEVDGEKAVVQVFEGTSGIDNKFTTVQFTGEVLKTPVSLDMLGRIFNGSGKPIDNGPPILPEAYLDISGSSINPSERTYPEEMIQTGISTIDVMNSIARGQKIPLFSAAGLPHNEIAAQICRQAGLVKRLEKTENLLEHGGEDDNFAIVFAAMGVNMETAQFFKRDFEENGSMERVTLFLNLANDPTIERIITPRIALTTAEYLAYECGKHVLVILTDMSSYADALREVSAAREEVPGRRGYPGYMYTDLATIYERAGRIEGRKGSITQIPILTMPNDDITHPTPDLTGYITEGQIYIDRQLHNRQIYPPINVLPSLSRLMKSAIGEGMTRKDHSDVSNQLYANYAIGKDVQAMKAVVGEEALSSEDLLYLEFLDKFERKFVTQGAYDTRNIFQSLDLAWTLLRIFPRELLHRIPAKTLDAYYSRDAGN